In Methanococcus voltae, a single window of DNA contains:
- a CDS encoding methionine synthase → MIKTVVGSYPVLKKQQPQNFKEKVLNKLGLFDRFKKSMDRAIEAQLESGIDIISDGQVRGDMVDIFTSQMYGFDGKKVIDKIEFLKPITLKDLKYTNEYVKSKNPNVGVKGILTGACTIASSIRVEKYYSDNKDENLIMDLARALNKEALAIQNYVKVIQIDEPILSTGLYDMKIAKKAVDEITKSLSVPIAIHVCGNVKDIFEDLNEFNVDILDHEFASNKGNLDILESCRKKIGFGCINTKLKTIDPVDNVKELLYEGIEILKQNPYINDDLDSNIIIDPDCGMRLLPESVAFGKLKNMVIATEEIEKELFNKK, encoded by the coding sequence ATGATAAAAACCGTTGTGGGAAGCTATCCTGTTCTTAAAAAACAGCAACCCCAAAATTTTAAAGAAAAAGTGCTCAATAAATTAGGACTATTTGACAGATTTAAAAAATCGATGGACCGAGCTATAGAAGCACAACTTGAATCGGGCATCGACATTATAAGCGATGGTCAGGTTCGTGGCGATATGGTGGATATATTTACTAGCCAAATGTATGGATTTGATGGCAAAAAAGTTATCGATAAGATAGAATTCTTAAAACCAATAACTTTAAAGGATTTAAAATATACTAACGAGTATGTTAAATCAAAAAACCCAAATGTAGGGGTAAAGGGTATTTTAACAGGTGCTTGTACAATAGCATCATCCATTAGGGTCGAAAAATACTATTCAGATAATAAAGATGAAAATTTAATTATGGATCTAGCAAGAGCCCTAAACAAAGAGGCTTTGGCAATACAAAATTATGTTAAAGTAATTCAAATTGATGAGCCAATATTATCAACGGGACTCTACGATATGAAAATTGCTAAAAAAGCAGTTGATGAGATAACTAAAAGTTTATCAGTCCCTATTGCAATTCACGTATGTGGAAATGTTAAAGATATATTCGAAGACTTAAATGAATTTAATGTGGATATTTTAGACCATGAATTTGCGTCCAATAAAGGTAATTTGGATATTTTAGAAAGTTGTAGAAAAAAAATAGGTTTTGGATGTATAAACACTAAATTAAAAACTATTGACCCTGTCGATAATGTCAAAGAATTATTATATGAAGGAATTGAAATTCTTAAGCAGAACCCATATATAAATGATGATTTAGACAGCAATATAATTATAGACCCAGATTGTGGTATGAGATTATTACCTGAGAGCGTAGCTTTTGGAAAATTAAAAAATATGGTTATTGCTACTGAAGAAATTGAAAAAGAACTATTTAATAAAAAATAA
- a CDS encoding HIT family protein — translation MCIFCNIVNGKIPSRKLYEDDDFLVIMDAFPKSRGHTLILTKEHYEDFDDMSEELASKLIVLVHKMVKKLKVLDMDGYNIINNNQPISGQEVPHVHFHIVPRYNDEKKPVITISEPIEMDLDEIHELLTKN, via the coding sequence ATGTGTATATTTTGCAATATTGTGAATGGTAAAATACCTTCAAGAAAATTATATGAAGATGACGATTTTTTAGTAATTATGGATGCTTTCCCAAAGTCAAGAGGTCATACCTTAATACTTACAAAAGAGCATTACGAAGATTTTGATGATATGTCCGAAGAATTAGCTTCAAAATTAATAGTTTTAGTTCATAAAATGGTTAAGAAGCTTAAAGTCTTAGATATGGATGGATACAATATAATAAACAATAATCAACCTATATCAGGTCAAGAAGTTCCACACGTTCACTTCCACATTGTTCCAAGATATAATGATGAAAAGAAACCTGTTATAACCATATCTGAGCCAATAGAAATGGATTTAGACGAGATACATGAATTATTAACTAAAAATTAA
- the comD gene encoding sulfopyruvate decarboxylase subunit alpha, whose product MNKNEKNNLNASNAVFNAIKSSDVDFIVSVPCANLKNLIILIENEIENNLNQNNPDIDFEAQKNKLIHIPVTREEEGIGICAGAHLAGRKTALLMQNSGLGNSINAIGSLLKVYKIPLVMIISHRGDLKEKISAQIPMGQWTKKLLEVAEIPYYCPKTPEEAEKIIKYATDMSETMKYPVAILLDAIYWEND is encoded by the coding sequence ATGAATAAAAATGAGAAGAATAATTTAAACGCAAGTAATGCAGTTTTTAACGCAATCAAGTCTTCAGACGTAGATTTTATAGTAAGTGTGCCTTGTGCAAATTTAAAAAATTTAATTATCCTCATAGAAAATGAAATTGAGAATAATTTAAATCAAAACAATCCAGATATTGATTTTGAAGCCCAAAAAAACAAATTGATACATATACCAGTAACTAGAGAGGAGGAGGGTATCGGAATTTGTGCAGGGGCTCATTTAGCGGGTCGTAAAACAGCCCTATTAATGCAAAATTCCGGATTGGGCAACTCTATAAATGCCATAGGTTCCCTTTTAAAAGTTTATAAAATACCGCTCGTAATGATAATCAGCCATAGGGGAGATTTAAAAGAAAAAATATCTGCACAAATCCCAATGGGTCAATGGACTAAAAAACTTTTGGAAGTTGCAGAAATACCTTATTATTGCCCCAAAACACCTGAAGAAGCAGAAAAAATAATAAAATATGCAACAGATATGTCAGAGACTATGAAATATCCAGTAGCTATATTATTGGATGCAATATATTGGGAAAACGACTAA
- a CDS encoding MJ1255/VC2487 family glycosyltransferase translates to MKVLISVCGEGFGHTTRCIALGRALSKKHDVKFVAYGKSKDFIELSGYNVLETYPEIKLSGKNGKFDITKSMFNTQYHPAKAVKRELQIIKDYDPDLVISDCKYSTILASKISKKPYYIITNQNATKTQKKEKYIVYPVMKVLNAVNKSAEKLIIPDLPLPYTICEYNLKMIDNLRFSGPLIRYDVPTEESEYAEDYILSVIGGFEYRLRILELINKISKKTGLKVKLVCGSEEVAKKLEKEKGENVEIIPVSTEMDELIKKCSMVVCHGGHSTLMEAVSFGKPIITIPDLDHPEQENNALKIQNLKCGIALNYKILEKELEPSIMKIMNDKTYSKNAKKLRKIALNYDGKEKLIEEFENSIL, encoded by the coding sequence ATGAAAGTATTGATATCAGTTTGCGGTGAAGGATTTGGACATACCACTCGGTGTATTGCCCTTGGAAGAGCACTATCTAAGAAACATGACGTTAAATTTGTGGCATATGGCAAAAGCAAAGATTTTATAGAATTATCTGGCTATAACGTCTTAGAAACCTACCCTGAAATCAAACTATCTGGAAAAAATGGTAAATTTGACATTACTAAAAGTATGTTTAATACACAGTACCACCCTGCAAAAGCAGTTAAGAGAGAATTACAAATAATAAAGGATTACGACCCAGATTTAGTAATTTCAGACTGTAAATACAGTACCATATTAGCATCTAAGATTAGTAAAAAGCCATATTATATAATAACAAATCAAAATGCTACAAAAACTCAAAAAAAGGAAAAATACATCGTATACCCTGTTATGAAGGTATTAAATGCAGTAAATAAATCTGCTGAAAAATTAATAATTCCAGATTTACCTTTACCTTACACCATTTGCGAGTACAATTTAAAAATGATTGATAATTTACGATTTAGTGGTCCTTTAATCCGTTATGATGTTCCTACCGAAGAAAGTGAGTATGCTGAAGACTACATTTTGAGCGTAATTGGTGGATTTGAATATAGACTTAGGATATTAGAATTAATAAACAAAATATCCAAAAAAACAGGGTTGAAAGTAAAATTAGTCTGCGGTAGTGAAGAAGTAGCCAAAAAACTTGAAAAAGAAAAAGGCGAAAATGTCGAAATAATTCCTGTTTCAACTGAAATGGATGAATTAATCAAAAAATGTTCCATGGTAGTTTGTCATGGTGGTCACTCAACACTTATGGAAGCGGTTAGTTTTGGAAAACCAATAATAACAATTCCAGATTTGGATCATCCTGAGCAGGAAAACAATGCGTTAAAGATTCAAAATCTAAAATGTGGTATAGCACTTAATTATAAAATCCTTGAAAAAGAATTAGAACCATCGATTATGAAGATTATGAACGATAAAACATACTCTAAAAACGCAAAAAAGCTTAGAAAAATTGCTTTAAACTATGATGGAAAAGAAAAACTAATTGAAGAATTTGAAAATTCAATACTTTAA
- a CDS encoding GTP cyclohydrolase III, whose product MIQITVMQIDNYGPWTVTPNPRRESDLQALQSRLYTDLSLQFGAHKGLVFYTRFDNLIAVTNGIDLETHKRIQNSVKNRYPFTLSMSIASAETPYEAQKIATKRLQEYGSAQDEVRKEVFDVSTELVSENEGYVQLAHIDIDDVTGTMTDKDSAYDTYLQIKDAQVKLFKSLKKYNALGFFIGGDNFMCPCNGMNENDLNCMFEDILKSDGISLKAGLGIGKTAEDASNLADIGLEIIRDGKCEGSVYTLRQNSEESLKVPHNYTCSF is encoded by the coding sequence ATGATACAAATAACTGTTATGCAAATTGATAATTACGGACCGTGGACAGTAACCCCAAACCCTCGAAGGGAAAGCGACTTACAAGCTCTCCAATCAAGATTATACACTGACTTAAGCTTACAATTCGGAGCTCATAAAGGACTCGTATTTTATACAAGATTTGACAATTTAATTGCTGTTACTAATGGTATTGATTTAGAAACCCATAAGCGAATCCAAAACAGCGTTAAAAATAGATATCCTTTTACATTGAGTATGTCGATAGCTTCTGCAGAGACGCCTTATGAAGCTCAAAAAATTGCTACAAAACGATTACAAGAATACGGTAGTGCACAAGACGAAGTTAGAAAAGAAGTATTCGATGTATCAACCGAATTAGTATCCGAAAATGAAGGATATGTACAATTGGCTCACATTGATATTGACGATGTTACAGGCACTATGACCGATAAAGATTCAGCATATGACACATATTTACAAATAAAAGATGCACAAGTTAAATTATTTAAATCTTTAAAAAAATACAACGCTCTTGGCTTTTTTATAGGCGGAGATAACTTTATGTGTCCATGTAATGGAATGAATGAAAATGATTTAAACTGCATGTTTGAAGATATTTTAAAGTCTGATGGAATTAGTTTAAAAGCAGGCTTAGGTATTGGAAAAACCGCTGAAGATGCTTCAAATCTTGCAGATATCGGTTTAGAAATAATCAGAGATGGAAAGTGTGAAGGTTCAGTATATACCTTGAGACAAAACTCTGAAGAATCACTTAAAGTACCCCATAACTACACGTGCTCATTTTAA
- a CDS encoding zinc metalloprotease HtpX, with protein MLNTAKLLILMAGLTGLLYAVCSLFNIPPVFALLFALVPNLIAYFYSDKIVLSSYGARIVTEAEAPELYRIVSRVAERANIPMPRVALINTQTPNAFATGRSPKKAVVAVTLGIMELLNEQELEGVIAHEIGHVKHRDILTGSIVATIAGAIVYMTHMLQWGLIFGGGRDNDNPGGFVGSLLAIIVAPIAASIIQMAISRQNEYKADEAGALYSNPVYLANALNKLEKGVTAYPLKNGNQATAHMFIVNPFRGRDFANLFSTHPATADRINKLMEMAGNPKYLR; from the coding sequence ATGCTAAATACAGCAAAACTATTAATATTAATGGCAGGATTAACAGGATTATTATATGCAGTCTGTAGTTTATTCAACATACCTCCAGTATTTGCATTATTATTTGCCCTAGTCCCTAACTTAATCGCATACTTTTACAGTGATAAAATAGTTTTATCATCGTATGGTGCAAGAATTGTGACAGAAGCGGAAGCTCCTGAACTCTACAGGATAGTTTCAAGAGTTGCAGAACGTGCAAATATACCTATGCCGAGAGTAGCACTTATTAATACGCAAACCCCGAACGCTTTTGCCACTGGAAGAAGTCCAAAAAAAGCAGTTGTAGCTGTTACATTGGGAATTATGGAATTATTAAACGAACAGGAACTTGAAGGAGTTATTGCTCACGAAATAGGGCACGTAAAACATAGAGACATACTTACAGGTTCAATTGTAGCTACAATAGCAGGTGCTATTGTTTATATGACACATATGTTACAATGGGGTTTAATATTTGGTGGTGGACGAGATAATGACAATCCCGGCGGTTTTGTAGGTTCATTACTTGCAATAATCGTTGCTCCTATCGCTGCCTCAATCATACAGATGGCTATTTCAAGACAGAATGAATATAAAGCAGATGAAGCGGGTGCGTTATATTCCAATCCAGTTTATTTGGCAAATGCGCTTAATAAACTAGAAAAAGGAGTAACAGCATATCCTTTGAAAAATGGTAATCAAGCTACAGCACACATGTTTATTGTAAATCCATTCAGGGGCAGAGATTTTGCTAATTTGTTCTCAACACACCCGGCTACAGCAGATCGGATAAATAAACTTATGGAAATGGCTGGAAATCCAAAATATTTAAGATAA
- the cofD gene encoding 2-phospho-L-lactate transferase produces the protein MTIKNNLINTETFKDLKITILSGGTGTPKLIQGFNNIEELDKKNMSVIVNTGEDNWIGDIYLSPDVDTVLYTLSGLINEETWYGVKNDTFECHEQLKKYGFDEVLKIGDKDRALKTHKSNLIKKGVKLSDIIDKERKGLGICTKIYPMSNDKVETKILIVDEERDNESNLGDTEKHLLIKFHDFWINRRGNSKVVDVFYENSNYAEAVEGAIEDIKNSDIIVIGPSNPITSINPILSIPEIRKCLKNKVVYAISPIIGNNPVSGPAGTLMQAKGYEVSSKSVYEMYKDILDVFIIDNTDSNYNKCNMDNIDDINNINNDNGNSKPKILKCNTIMKNIDDKKELAKEILNHYVKNFKE, from the coding sequence ATGACTATTAAAAATAATTTAATTAATACTGAGACATTTAAAGACTTAAAAATAACAATATTATCCGGAGGAACCGGAACACCTAAATTAATTCAAGGATTTAATAATATTGAAGAATTAGATAAAAAAAATATGTCCGTTATTGTAAACACCGGTGAAGATAACTGGATTGGGGATATATATTTGTCACCTGATGTAGATACTGTATTATATACCCTATCAGGACTTATTAATGAAGAAACCTGGTATGGTGTCAAAAACGATACGTTCGAGTGTCATGAGCAGTTAAAAAAGTATGGATTTGATGAAGTCCTAAAAATTGGAGACAAAGATAGAGCATTGAAAACACATAAGAGCAACTTGATAAAAAAAGGTGTTAAACTATCAGATATCATCGATAAAGAAAGAAAAGGACTCGGCATATGTACTAAAATATATCCAATGAGTAATGACAAAGTTGAAACAAAAATCTTAATCGTTGATGAAGAACGTGATAATGAATCAAATTTAGGGGATACAGAAAAGCATTTATTAATAAAGTTCCACGATTTTTGGATAAATAGGCGCGGAAATTCCAAAGTAGTTGACGTATTTTATGAAAATTCAAATTATGCAGAAGCTGTGGAGGGTGCTATTGAAGATATTAAAAATAGCGATATTATAGTAATTGGACCTTCAAACCCGATAACCTCCATAAATCCTATATTGAGTATCCCAGAGATTAGAAAATGTTTAAAAAATAAAGTTGTTTATGCTATATCTCCAATAATTGGCAATAACCCAGTTAGTGGACCTGCAGGTACCCTAATGCAGGCTAAAGGATATGAAGTTAGCTCAAAAAGCGTTTATGAAATGTATAAGGATATATTGGATGTTTTTATTATAGATAACACCGATTCTAATTACAATAAATGTAATATGGATAATATTGACGATATTAATAATATTAATAACGATAATGGTAATTCAAAACCTAAAATTTTAAAATGTAATACAATTATGAAGAATATTGATGATAAAAAAGAACTTGCAAAAGAGATATTAAACCACTATGTTAAGAATTTTAAAGAATAA
- a CDS encoding tRNA (N(6)-L-threonylcarbamoyladenosine(37)-C(2))-methylthiotransferase: MELNKENNNENKNLINNIVNNNKDNKINENLVNNLNVHLEGYGCTLNTSDTEIIKNSLIEQGFNVSNGDFNESSENINLVVINTCIVRQETEHKMISKIKKYKESGKKVVVAGCLAKALSKKIEGLYDALIMPREAHLSGEIVRAVFEGKNYQEVVKTSTSSIDNKLNYLAKNNENEYDNGSNNSNKDNVKNLIMALPICEGCLGNCTYCIVKVARGNLISYEPENIVKKSEELIKSGTKCLLVTAQDTACYGFDRQDNYRLPNLINDIVNNKNLIDNADENKSYNFGIRIGMMHANYANTFIDDLIETYSNEKVTKFLHLPIQSGDNEVLKDMNRGYTVDEFISVLDEFKRKVKDLNFTTDIIVGFPTESEEAFENTLEVLKQIKPDFTHGAKYSQRKYTVAGRMKQIDTKIRKERSEILNKLRREISFENNKKHIGQTFECLIVKKGEAITNNCKKVLFDSSDDAKSPIGEFKTVKITDAGTFGLKGKLLN, from the coding sequence ATGGAATTAAATAAGGAAAATAATAACGAAAATAAAAATTTAATAAATAATATTGTAAATAATAATAAAGATAACAAAATTAATGAAAATTTAGTTAATAACTTAAATGTACACTTGGAAGGATATGGTTGTACATTAAACACGTCTGATACGGAAATAATAAAAAATTCATTGATAGAACAGGGTTTTAACGTATCTAATGGAGATTTTAACGAGTCTAGCGAAAATATAAATTTGGTTGTTATAAATACCTGTATCGTTAGGCAAGAAACTGAGCACAAAATGATTTCAAAAATCAAAAAATACAAAGAATCGGGAAAGAAAGTAGTTGTTGCCGGTTGTTTAGCAAAAGCACTATCTAAAAAAATAGAAGGATTATACGATGCTCTAATAATGCCTAGAGAAGCTCACTTATCCGGAGAAATCGTAAGAGCCGTTTTTGAAGGTAAAAACTATCAAGAAGTTGTAAAAACTAGTACAAGTTCAATAGACAACAAATTGAACTATTTGGCTAAAAATAATGAAAATGAGTACGATAATGGTAGTAATAATAGCAATAAAGACAATGTTAAAAATTTAATAATGGCTTTACCGATATGTGAAGGTTGTCTTGGAAACTGCACCTACTGTATTGTAAAAGTGGCTAGAGGTAATTTAATATCCTACGAACCAGAAAACATTGTAAAAAAGTCTGAAGAGTTAATAAAGTCAGGTACTAAATGTTTATTAGTAACTGCCCAAGATACAGCTTGCTATGGTTTTGATAGGCAAGATAATTATAGATTACCAAATTTAATAAATGATATTGTAAATAATAAAAATTTAATCGATAATGCGGATGAAAATAAATCATATAACTTTGGCATTAGAATTGGAATGATGCATGCAAATTATGCAAATACATTTATTGATGATTTAATTGAAACGTATTCAAACGAAAAAGTTACAAAATTCTTACATTTACCTATTCAAAGTGGTGACAATGAAGTATTAAAAGATATGAATCGTGGATATACAGTTGACGAATTTATATCAGTTCTTGACGAATTTAAGCGTAAAGTAAAAGATTTAAACTTCACGACAGATATTATTGTAGGATTCCCTACAGAAAGTGAAGAAGCTTTTGAAAATACGTTGGAAGTTTTAAAACAGATAAAACCGGATTTCACACATGGAGCTAAGTATTCACAAAGAAAATATACTGTAGCAGGACGTATGAAACAAATAGATACCAAAATAAGAAAAGAACGCTCTGAAATACTTAACAAACTTCGAAGGGAAATAAGTTTTGAAAATAATAAAAAACATATTGGTCAAACTTTTGAATGTTTGATTGTCAAAAAAGGAGAAGCAATAACCAATAATTGTAAAAAAGTACTATTTGATTCATCCGATGATGCAAAAAGCCCTATTGGAGAATTTAAAACAGTTAAAATCACTGATGCAGGTACTTTTGGTCTAAAAGGTAAACTATTAAATTAA
- a CDS encoding DUF5612 domain-containing protein has protein sequence MDKNELGLSIETDVNNKNIQSILNIIKEDKGCTSYIHEFKTEYGKELIHLEAENLKDIEKTVSKINNLEFVSNVQVHDTMDKIFGKRVIIFGGGSQVTQVAIGAISEADRHNIRGERISIDTIPIVGEEELYNAILAFQRLPRAGILVLAGSLMGGKITEAVKQVKENTDLPIISLHMFGSVVKHVDLVVSDPVQAGVLAVMTIASTAKFDIKRINKKLI, from the coding sequence ATGGATAAAAACGAATTAGGACTTAGTATTGAAACAGACGTGAATAATAAAAATATTCAATCGATTCTTAATATTATTAAGGAAGATAAAGGTTGTACATCGTATATTCACGAATTTAAAACAGAATATGGCAAGGAATTAATTCATTTGGAAGCTGAAAACTTAAAAGATATCGAAAAAACAGTCTCAAAAATAAATAATTTGGAATTTGTCAGTAATGTTCAAGTCCATGATACAATGGACAAAATATTTGGTAAAAGAGTAATCATATTTGGTGGTGGTAGCCAAGTAACACAAGTCGCAATCGGAGCAATTAGTGAAGCGGACCGTCATAATATACGAGGAGAACGTATAAGTATCGACACCATACCTATTGTGGGCGAAGAAGAGTTGTACAATGCAATATTGGCATTTCAAAGATTACCAAGAGCGGGAATATTAGTACTTGCGGGCTCGTTGATGGGCGGAAAAATAACCGAAGCAGTTAAACAAGTCAAAGAAAATACCGACTTACCAATTATTTCATTACATATGTTTGGTAGTGTAGTTAAACATGTTGATTTAGTTGTATCAGACCCTGTTCAGGCAGGAGTACTTGCAGTAATGACAATAGCTTCGACAGCTAAGTTCGACATAAAAAGGATTAATAAAAAACTTATTTAA
- a CDS encoding MJ0144 family RNA dihydrouridine synthase-like protein, translated as MKNLKDLENKIVLAPMAGITDAEFCKKFSNFGIVCIGAYNLDSETLKASFEIEKRGRKEFNIPLDEFSKYIENEIKEIKKSSNSENSLVSTNIRFKDLELGSNLHLVDNLKSVIENSDIIEFNCHCRQPEITKLGLGQELITKKEIKKLIKILEFIQKINVKKIPLFIKIRANYISSKELIDNFNESKIVDYIDGIHIDCFNPGHNYPDLEYLKELRQKFPELIIIGNNSVKSEADAKKMLEYCDFVSVARCVLANNMEWIEKFNNKIKN; from the coding sequence ATGAAAAATTTAAAAGATTTAGAGAATAAAATAGTTCTTGCACCCATGGCCGGCATAACAGACGCGGAATTTTGTAAAAAATTTAGTAATTTTGGAATTGTATGTATTGGAGCATACAACCTTGACTCGGAAACCTTAAAAGCAAGTTTTGAGATTGAAAAAAGAGGTAGAAAAGAATTTAATATCCCTCTCGATGAATTTAGTAAGTATATAGAAAATGAAATTAAGGAAATTAAAAAATCCTCAAATAGTGAAAATTCATTAGTTTCTACCAATATACGGTTCAAAGATTTAGAATTAGGTAGTAATCTTCATTTAGTAGATAATTTAAAATCAGTTATTGAAAATTCTGACATAATTGAGTTTAATTGCCATTGTAGACAGCCTGAAATTACCAAATTGGGATTAGGTCAGGAGTTGATTACTAAAAAAGAGATAAAAAAATTAATTAAAATTCTTGAATTTATACAAAAAATTAATGTAAAGAAAATACCTTTATTTATAAAAATAAGGGCAAATTACATATCTTCAAAAGAATTAATCGATAATTTTAACGAAAGTAAAATAGTTGATTATATAGACGGTATTCATATTGATTGCTTTAATCCTGGCCATAATTACCCGGATTTAGAATATTTAAAAGAATTAAGGCAAAAATTTCCCGAACTCATAATTATTGGGAATAATTCAGTTAAATCAGAGGCTGATGCAAAAAAAATGTTAGAATATTGTGATTTTGTATCTGTTGCTCGTTGTGTACTGGCCAATAATATGGAATGGATTGAAAAATTTAATAATAAGATTAAGAATTAA
- a CDS encoding DUF7343 domain-containing protein — protein sequence MIKKKSFEDNFDGKINKKEKRNLKNCTYYNRGLIFKVIILTALVAFCTVSSVEGLKIQNYDVSCKINTSNVVNETIILKIYNNESEDIEQVNFDIPQIFSNPSLKSEHGVKSYGLSTMEGVTSLTMDFEKPLKPGATTTLTIGFVRDIDIDYEGKKFVTVTVPAYDSKFTMEIALPQGASIVSPAEGILSISPRDYSIETDGKRIYIKWAKDLDADEKFFTSSVNYAILTPVNPPIDTIPDGTEYLNVYTISLSAVIVLLLIIVVYLMYRLKIILKKSMEDEELDEEKRDEINDLRRNLEISEVNLKNCNKEIEKLEKINSKQNLELKELHDDLEFYKIKNVECNNTITNLESKLKFEKEMNEKLSDAISERDKKLKKLEEYREVCENQKQTISELNKELTSKKEHIDTLEVKIDKYSVGKAETLLNILTSEEKEIITIIKEHGTISQKEIVDITEYTKSKISRMISDLEQRGIVEKIKVGRLNKIKLSKNFEDKGDIS from the coding sequence ATGATTAAGAAAAAAAGTTTTGAAGATAATTTTGATGGAAAAATAAATAAGAAAGAAAAAAGGAATTTAAAAAATTGTACCTATTATAATAGAGGATTAATCTTTAAAGTAATTATATTGACGGCATTAGTGGCATTTTGTACAGTTTCCTCAGTTGAAGGCTTAAAAATACAAAACTACGATGTAAGCTGTAAAATAAATACTAGCAATGTAGTCAATGAAACTATAATTTTAAAAATATACAACAATGAAAGCGAAGACATAGAGCAAGTAAATTTTGATATTCCTCAGATATTCTCAAATCCTTCCTTAAAATCGGAGCATGGTGTCAAATCATATGGTTTAAGCACTATGGAGGGAGTAACGTCACTAACAATGGATTTTGAAAAACCGTTGAAACCCGGGGCTACCACAACTTTAACCATTGGATTTGTACGAGATATAGATATTGACTATGAAGGTAAAAAATTTGTAACTGTAACCGTACCTGCGTATGATTCCAAATTTACAATGGAAATAGCACTACCACAAGGTGCAAGTATTGTATCGCCCGCAGAAGGTATATTAAGTATCTCCCCAAGAGATTATTCCATAGAAACTGATGGTAAAAGAATATACATAAAATGGGCTAAAGATTTGGATGCAGATGAAAAATTTTTTACTTCTTCGGTTAATTATGCAATATTAACACCCGTAAATCCCCCTATAGATACCATACCTGATGGTACAGAGTATTTAAATGTATATACGATATCATTATCTGCAGTTATAGTATTGCTTTTAATTATCGTGGTATATTTAATGTATAGGCTTAAAATAATTCTTAAAAAATCTATGGAAGATGAAGAATTAGATGAAGAAAAAAGGGATGAAATTAACGATTTAAGGAGAAATTTGGAAATTTCAGAAGTTAATCTAAAAAATTGTAATAAAGAAATTGAGAAACTTGAAAAAATCAATTCAAAACAAAATTTAGAGCTTAAAGAATTACATGATGATTTAGAATTCTACAAAATTAAAAATGTAGAATGCAACAACACAATTACTAATTTGGAAAGCAAATTGAAATTTGAAAAAGAAATGAATGAAAAACTTTCTGATGCAATATCTGAGCGAGATAAAAAACTTAAAAAATTAGAAGAATATCGAGAAGTGTGTGAAAACCAGAAACAAACAATTTCTGAATTAAATAAAGAACTTACATCCAAAAAAGAACATATTGATACTTTGGAAGTAAAAATAGACAAATATAGCGTTGGAAAAGCTGAAACTTTGTTGAACATCTTAACGAGTGAAGAAAAAGAGATAATAACCATAATTAAAGAACATGGCACCATATCTCAGAAAGAAATCGTTGATATTACAGAATATACAAAATCAAAGATTTCAAGAATGATTTCAGACCTTGAACAACGAGGTATTGTCGAAAAAATCAAAGTAGGTAGATTAAATAAAATTAAACTATCTAAAAATTTTGAAGATAAGGGAGATATATCTTAA